A single genomic interval of Prunus dulcis chromosome 5, ALMONDv2, whole genome shotgun sequence harbors:
- the LOC117627872 gene encoding 3-oxoacyl-[acyl-carrier-protein] synthase I, chloroplastic-like produces MAGIAGPCSSGVLFRAREAGGSINGASMARFDGLRQVESTHMPVSGNKSNGFAFTSAPKCRTIKAMASPTVSAPKREKDPKKRTVITGMGLVSVFGSEIDTFYNKLLEGESGITLIDRFDASNFSVRFAGQIRDFSSKGYIDGKNDRRLDDCWRYGIVAGKKALEDANLGPQVLETMDRTRIGVIVGTGMGGLTAFSAGVESLIQKGYKKISPFFIPYSITNMGSALLAIDTGLMGPNYSISTACATANYCFYAAANHIGRGEADIMVVGGTEAAVMPTGVGGFIACRALSQRNDEPHRASRPWDKDRDGFVMGEGAGVLVMESLESALNRGAPIIAEYLGGAVTCDAHHMTDPRSDGLGVSSCITKSLEDAGVSPEEVNYVNAHATSTLAGDLAEFSAIKKVFKDTSEIKINGTKSMIGHGLGAAGGLEAIATIKAINTGWLHPTINQDNLEPAVTIDTVPNVKKQHEVNVAISNSFGFGGHNSVVVFAPFSP; encoded by the exons ATGGCTGGTATTGCCGGTCCTTGTTCTTCTGGTGTGCTGTTTAGAGCAAGAGAAGCAGGAGGAAGCATTAATGGAGCTTCCATGGCACGGTTTGATGGGCTTAGGCAAGTGGAGAGCACGCATATGCCTGTAAGTGGCAACAAGTCAAATGGGTTTGCTTTTACTTCAG CACCAAAATGCAGGACAATCAAGGCCATGGCATCTCCAACTGTTTCTGCTCCGAAACGAGAAAAAGATCCCAAGAAACGAACTGTAATAACAGGAATGGGTCTAGTCTCAGTTTTTGGAAGTGAAATTGATACATTCTACAACAAGCTCCTGGAAGGAGAGAGTGGGATTACTCTGATAGATAGATTTGATGCTTCAAACTTCTCAGTTCGATTTGCGGGACAGATACGTGATTTCTCTTCTAAAGGATACATTGATGGGAAGAATGATCGCCGTCTTGATGATTGCTGGAGATACGGTATAGTTGCAGGCAAAAAGGCTCTTGAAGATGCAAACCTTGGACCTCAAGTCCTTGAAACT ATGGACAGAACAAGGATTGGAGTGATTGTGGGGACTGGCATGGGAGGCTTAACTGCTTTTAGTGCTGGAGTGGAATCTCTTATTCAAAAGGGATACAAAAAGATTAGTCCATTTTTCATTCCTTACTCCATTACCAATATGGGGTCAGCTTTGTTAGCGATCGACACTGGCTTAATGGGACCCAATTACTCCATCTCTACTGCTTGTGCCACTGCAAACTACTGCTTTTATGCAGCTGCAAATCACATTGGAAGAGGTGAAGCAGATATTATGGTAGTTGGTGGGACTGAGGCTGCAGTCATGCCTACTGGTGTTGGTGGTTTCATTGCTTGCCGGGCTTTGTCTCAGAGAAATGATGAACCACACAGAGCTTCCAGGCCATGGGACAAAGATCGTGATGGTTTTGTTATGGGCGAAGGCGCTGGTGTACTG GTAATGGAGAGCTTGGAAAGCGCATTGAACAGAGGAGCACCGATAATTGCAGAGTACTTAGGAGGTGCCGTAACGTGTGATGCTCATCACATGACAGATCCTAGGTCAGATGGTCTTGGAGTATCATCTTGCATAACCAAGAGTTTAGAAGATGCTGGTGTTTCCCCTGAAGAG GTGAACTATGTGAATGCTCATGCAACATCCACACTAGCAGGGGATTTGGCTGAGTTTAGTGCAATCAAAAAGGTTTTCAAGGACACATCTGAGATCAAGATAAATGGGACCAAG tCAATGATTGGACATGGTCTTGGGGCTGCTGGTGGATTGGAAGCCATTGCAACCATTAAAGCCATCAACACTGGCTGGCTCCACCCAACAATTAACCAAGAT AACTTGGAGCCTGCTGTTACAATCGACACAGTCCCCAACGTGAAGAAGCAACATGAGGTTAATGTTG CTATTTCAAACTCATTTGGCTTTGGCGGGCACAATTCCGTGGTTGTGTTTGCCCCTTTCAGTCCCTAA